Proteins encoded in a region of the Raphanus sativus cultivar WK10039 chromosome 8, ASM80110v3, whole genome shotgun sequence genome:
- the LOC108823141 gene encoding polypyrimidine tract-binding protein homolog 3 isoform X2 produces the protein MAESSKVIHVRNVGHEISENDLLQLFQPFGVITKLVMLRAKNQALLQMQDVSSAITALQFFTTVQPTIRGRNVYIQFSSHQELTTAEQNIHGREDEPNRILLVTVHHMLYPITVDVLHQVFSPYGFVEKIVTFQKSAGFQALIQYQAQQCAASARTSLQGRNIYDGCCQLDIQFSNLEELQVNYNNDRSRDYTNPNLPSEQKGRLPHPGYGDAGVAYPQMANTSAIAAAFGGGLPPGITGTNDRCTILVSNLNTDSVDEDKLFNLFSLYGNIVRIKLLRNKPDHALVQMGDGFQAELAVHFLKGAMLFGKRLEVNYSKHPNITPGTDSHDYVNSNLNRFNRNAAKNYRYCCSPTKMIHLSTLPQDVTEEEVVNHVQEHGAILNTKVFEMNGKKQALVQFENEEEAAEALVCKHATSLGGSIIRISFSQLQTI, from the exons ATGGCAGAATCATCCAAAGTCATTCATGTTCGTAATGTTGGACACGAGATTTCTGAA AATGATTTGCTTCAGCTTTTCCAACCGTTTGGTGTCATAACAAAGCTCGTGATGCTCAGGGCAAAGAATCAG GCTCTTCTCCAGATGCAAGATGTTTCTTCAGCAATCACTGCTCTTCAGTTCTTCACTACTGTCCAGCCAACCATAAG AGGAAGGAATGTGTATATCCAATTCTCGTCTCACCAAGAATTGACAACAGCCGAGCAGAATATTCATGGACGTGAAGATGAG CCGAATCGTATTCTCTTGGTGACAGTCCATCACATGCTGTATCCAATCACTGTTGACGTCCTGCATCAAGTTTTTTCTCCCTATGGATTTGTTGAGAAGATCGTCACTTTCCAGAAGTCTGCTG GTTTTCAAGCTCTTATACAGTATCAGGCACAACAGTGTGCTGCCTCTGCTAGAACTTCTCTACAGGGTCGTAACATATATGACGGGTGTTGTCAGTTGGATATCCAGTTCTCCAA CCTTGAGGAGCTGCAAGTAAATTACAACAACGATCGATCTAG GGATTATACAAATCCAAACCTGCCATCAGAGCAAAAAGGCCGTTTACCTCAC CCTGGCTATGGTGATGCAGGAG TGGCCTATCCTCAG ATGGCAAACACATCTGCGATTGCAGCTGCCTTTGGCGGTGGCTTGCCTCCGGGTATAACTGGCACAAATGATAGGTGTACGATCCTTGTCTCCAATCTTAATACAGAT AGTGTTGATGAGGATAAGCTGTTCAATCTCTTTTCTCTTTACGGGAACATTGTGAGGATAAAGCTTCTTCGAAACAAACCTGACCATGCCCTTGTCCAAATGGGAGATGGTTTCCAAGCTGAACTTGCAGTTCATTTCCTCAAG GGAGCGATGCTGTTTGGTAAGCGGCTAGAGGTAAACTACTCGAAGCATCCAAATATAACACCAGGCACAGACTCGCATGATTATGTTAACTCGAACCTGAACCGGTTCAACCGCAATGCTGCAAAGAACTACCGCTATTGCTGCTCCCCTACCAAGATGATTCACTTGTCCACTCTTCCGCAAGACGTGACTGAGGAAGAAGTGGTGAACCACGTCCAAGAGCATGGGGCCATACTGAACACAAAAGTGTTTGAGATGAACGGGAAAAAGCAAGCTCTGGTGCAGTTTGAGAACGAGGAGGAAGCTGCGGAAGCACTGGTTTGCAAGCATGCGACCTCTCTAGGAGGTTCAATTATCAGAATCTCCTTCTCTCAGCTGCAGACAATTTAA
- the LOC108821316 gene encoding auxin-responsive protein SAUR71: protein KKQSKEDEKHGKKLLCCGAKSFSQRASLPEEGRVRVYVGNDRDTQCKLEMDADFLTHPLFEELLRFSEEEFGYSYDGALRIACEINVFIDLINVLKSTTHSPYNNNTSF, encoded by the coding sequence aaaaaacaatctaagGAAGATGAAAAGCACGGTAAAAAGCTACTATGTTGTGGAGCTAAGAGCTTTTCCCAGAGGGCCAGTTTACCAGAGGAAGGACGAGTCCGAGTATATGTCGGAAACGACAGAGATACGCAATGCAAGCTAGAGATGGATGCTGATTTCCTGACCCACCCTTTGTTCGAGGAACTCCTCCGGTTTTCTGAAGAAGAATTCGGTTACTCATACGATGGAGCTTTGAGGATCGCCTGCGAGATCAATGTCTTCATTGACTTGATCAACGTCCTTAAGTCCACAACTCATTCTCCTTATAATAACAACACTAGTTTTTGA
- the LOC108823141 gene encoding polypyrimidine tract-binding protein homolog 3 isoform X1, whose translation MAESSKVIHVRNVGHEISENDLLQLFQPFGVITKLVMLRAKNQALLQMQDVSSAITALQFFTTVQPTIRGRNVYIQFSSHQELTTAEQNIHGREDEPNRILLVTVHHMLYPITVDVLHQVFSPYGFVEKIVTFQKSAGFQALIQYQAQQCAASARTSLQGRNIYDGCCQLDIQFSNLEELQVNYNNDRSRDYTNPNLPSEQKGRLPHPGYGDAGGMCLNMIVILCLYCCLLLIHIFILFAVAYPQMANTSAIAAAFGGGLPPGITGTNDRCTILVSNLNTDSVDEDKLFNLFSLYGNIVRIKLLRNKPDHALVQMGDGFQAELAVHFLKGAMLFGKRLEVNYSKHPNITPGTDSHDYVNSNLNRFNRNAAKNYRYCCSPTKMIHLSTLPQDVTEEEVVNHVQEHGAILNTKVFEMNGKKQALVQFENEEEAAEALVCKHATSLGGSIIRISFSQLQTI comes from the exons ATGGCAGAATCATCCAAAGTCATTCATGTTCGTAATGTTGGACACGAGATTTCTGAA AATGATTTGCTTCAGCTTTTCCAACCGTTTGGTGTCATAACAAAGCTCGTGATGCTCAGGGCAAAGAATCAG GCTCTTCTCCAGATGCAAGATGTTTCTTCAGCAATCACTGCTCTTCAGTTCTTCACTACTGTCCAGCCAACCATAAG AGGAAGGAATGTGTATATCCAATTCTCGTCTCACCAAGAATTGACAACAGCCGAGCAGAATATTCATGGACGTGAAGATGAG CCGAATCGTATTCTCTTGGTGACAGTCCATCACATGCTGTATCCAATCACTGTTGACGTCCTGCATCAAGTTTTTTCTCCCTATGGATTTGTTGAGAAGATCGTCACTTTCCAGAAGTCTGCTG GTTTTCAAGCTCTTATACAGTATCAGGCACAACAGTGTGCTGCCTCTGCTAGAACTTCTCTACAGGGTCGTAACATATATGACGGGTGTTGTCAGTTGGATATCCAGTTCTCCAA CCTTGAGGAGCTGCAAGTAAATTACAACAACGATCGATCTAG GGATTATACAAATCCAAACCTGCCATCAGAGCAAAAAGGCCGTTTACCTCAC CCTGGCTATGGTGATGCAGGAGGTATGTGTCTTAACATGATTGTAATTTTATGTCTATACTGTTGTCTTTTGctaattcatatttttattttatttgcagTGGCCTATCCTCAG ATGGCAAACACATCTGCGATTGCAGCTGCCTTTGGCGGTGGCTTGCCTCCGGGTATAACTGGCACAAATGATAGGTGTACGATCCTTGTCTCCAATCTTAATACAGAT AGTGTTGATGAGGATAAGCTGTTCAATCTCTTTTCTCTTTACGGGAACATTGTGAGGATAAAGCTTCTTCGAAACAAACCTGACCATGCCCTTGTCCAAATGGGAGATGGTTTCCAAGCTGAACTTGCAGTTCATTTCCTCAAG GGAGCGATGCTGTTTGGTAAGCGGCTAGAGGTAAACTACTCGAAGCATCCAAATATAACACCAGGCACAGACTCGCATGATTATGTTAACTCGAACCTGAACCGGTTCAACCGCAATGCTGCAAAGAACTACCGCTATTGCTGCTCCCCTACCAAGATGATTCACTTGTCCACTCTTCCGCAAGACGTGACTGAGGAAGAAGTGGTGAACCACGTCCAAGAGCATGGGGCCATACTGAACACAAAAGTGTTTGAGATGAACGGGAAAAAGCAAGCTCTGGTGCAGTTTGAGAACGAGGAGGAAGCTGCGGAAGCACTGGTTTGCAAGCATGCGACCTCTCTAGGAGGTTCAATTATCAGAATCTCCTTCTCTCAGCTGCAGACAATTTAA
- the LOC108819237 gene encoding protein LIKE COV 2: MAEDKEATTSSLSQGLAPQDPEDPPKSPPNSPNSSTRKACYAVLQSWVSKKFMTGFVVLFPVAVTFLITWWFIQFVDGFFSPIYESLGVDIFGLGFITSVLFTFFVGIFASSWLGSTVFWLGEQFIRRMPFVRHLYSASKQVSTAISPDQNTTAFKEVAIIRHPRIGEYAFGFITSSVTLQTDQGEEELCSVYVPTNHLYIGDIFLVNSEEIIRPNLSIREGIEIIVSVGMTMPQVISHVDRTKSRTSHQQSHRIPLNRL, from the exons ATGGCAGAAGACAAGGAAGCTACGACGAGTTCACTGAGTCAAGGACTCGCTCCTCAAGACCCTGAAGATCCTCCCAAGTCTCCTCCCAACTCTCCCAATTCTTCTACTCGCAAG GCTTGCTATGCTGTTCTTCAGAGTTGGGTGTCCAAGAAGTTTATGACTGGCTT TGTCGTCCTATTTCCTGTTGCTGTTACATTCCTCATCACCTGGTGGTTTATCCAGTTCGTTGATGGTTTCTTCAGTCCCATATACGAGAGCCTTGGTGTTGACATCTTTG GACTTGGGTTCATTACATCTGTACTTTTCACTTTCTTTGTCGGAATATTTGCGTCCTCGTGGCTTGGCTCTACGGTTTTCTGGCTTGGGGAGCAGTTTATAAGGAGAATGCCCTTTGTGAGGCACCTTTATTCAGCTTCCAAACAAGTTAGCACTGCTATTTCTCCCG ACCAAAACACAACCGCCTTTAAAGAGGTAGCAATCATCCGTCACCCTCGCATTGGTGAATATGCCTTTGGATTTATCACATCATCGGTGACACTTCAG ACGGACCAGGGAGAAGAGGAGTTGTGTAGTGTGTATGTGCCTACGAATCATCTGTACATAGGAGATATATTTCTGGTGAACAGTGAAGAAATCATTAGGCCAAATTTATCGATCCGAGAAGGAATAG AGATTATAGTATCGGTGGGGATGACGATGCCGCAAGTGATATCTCATGTGGACAGGACAAAGAGTAGAACTTCTCACCAACAAAGTCATAGGATTCCTCTCAACAGACTTTGA